In Ochotona princeps isolate mOchPri1 chromosome 33, mOchPri1.hap1, whole genome shotgun sequence, one DNA window encodes the following:
- the WIZ gene encoding protein Wiz isoform X2 yields the protein MEGPLTSSLATPDRPRGPERLPGPAPREDIEGGAEAAEGDGGIFRSARYLPVTKEGPRDMLDGRSGISVANFDPGTFSLMRCDFCGAGFDTRAGLSSHARAHLRDFGITNWELTVSPINILQELLATSAPELPPSPLGLEPGGPPGGFLTSRRPRFPLTVPFPPTWAEDPGPAYGDAQSLTTCEVCGACFETRKGLSSHARSHLRQLGVAESENSGAPIDLLYELVKQKGLPDAPLGLPPSLTNKCSSPKEVVSGGPRPGLLPLAKPLDAPAVNKAIKSPPGFSAKGLAHPPSSPLLKKAPLALAGSPPPKNPEDKSPQLSLSPRPASPKAQWPQSDDEGPLNLTLDSDGGRELDSQLRGAWFETHKGLSSHAGTHLHHLGVGDPDAKGSPIHVLHGLFQRDGVQLRLPLGRGGRARPGRPHPISAAGSLLPSPPAAKKGRPKASASGPEPTRDIRCEFCGEFFENRKGLSSHARSHLRQMGVTEWYVNGSPIDTLREILKRRTQSRPGGPPNPPGPSPKALAKVVGSGGPGSSLEARSPSDLHISPLAKKLPLPPGSPLGHTPTASPPPTARKMFPGLAAPPLPKKLKPEHMRVEIKREMLPGTLHGEPHPSEGPWGAPREDLAPLNLSSRAEPTRDIRCEFCGEFFENRKGLSSHARSHLRQMGVTEWSVNGSPIDTLREILKKKSKPCLIKKEPPAGDLAPTLAEDGPPTAAPGSIQSPLPLSPLAGRPGKPGAGPAQIPRELSLTPITGAKPSAASYLGSVAVKRPLQEDRLLPAEVKSKTYIQTELPFKAKTLHEKSSHSSTEACCELCGLYFENRKALASHARAHLRQFGVTEWCVNGSPIETLREWIKHRPQKVGAYRSYIQGGRPFAKKFRSAGHGRDSDQRPPLGLAPGGLAVVSRSAGGEPGPEAGRAADSGERPLAAGLPGTVKAEERQRQNISKFERRQARPSDALANRGGEEASDRPQKLEEARQPPPRVRPVPSLVPRPPQTSLVKFVGNIYTLKCRFCEVEFQGPLSIQEEWVRHLQRHIVEMNFSKADPPSEEPQAPQAQTAAAQAP from the exons ATGGAGGGACCCCTGACAAGTAGCCTGGCCACCCCAGATCGCCCCCGAGGCCCAGAGAGACTGCCGGGCCCAGCGCCACGGGAGGACATCGAGGGTGGGGCCGAGGCTGCCGAGGGGGATGGTGGCATCTTCCGGTCCGCCCGTTATCTGCCCGTCACCAAGGAGGGTCCTCGAGACATGCTGGATGGCAGAAGTGGCATTTCTG TGGCGAACTTTGACCCGGGCACCTTCAGCCTGATGCGCTGTGATTTCTGTGGGGCCGGTTTCGACACACGCGCGGGCCTCTCGAGCCACGCCCGGGCGCACCTGCGCGACTTTGGCATCACCAACTGGGAGCTCACCGTTTCACCCATCAACATCCTGCAGGAACTGCTGGCCACCTCCGCCCCCGAGCTGCCCCCGAGCCCCCTGGGCCTGGAGCCCGGGGGACCCCCTGGCGGCTTCCTAACCTCCCGCCGGCCCCGCTTCCCTCTCACAGTGCCCTTCCCGCCCACCTGGGCCGAAGACCCTGGACCAGCCTACGGAGATG CTCAGAGCCTGACCACTTGTGAGGTGTGCGGCGCCTGCTTCGAGACCCGCAAGGGCCTGTCCAGCCACGCGCGCTCCCACCTGCGGCAGCTGGGGGTGGCGGAGTCCGAGAACAGCGGTGCTCCCATCGACCTCCTCTACGAGCTGGTGAAGCAGAAGGGTCTGCCTGACGCCCCCCTCGGGCTGCCCCCGAGCCTGACTAACAAGTGCAGCTCACCCAAGGAGGTGGTCAGCGGGGGGCCCCGGCCCGGCCTGCTCCCCCTGGCCAAGCCTCTGGATGCCCCTGCTGTCAACAAAGCCATCAAGTCGCCTCCTGGCTTCTCAGCCAAGGGCCTGGCTCATCCACCCAGCTCGCCGCTCCTCAAGAAGGCGCCGCTAGCCCTGGcgggctcccctccccccaagaaTCCTGAGGACAAGAGCCCCCAGCTGTCCCTGAGCCCCCGGCCGGCCTCCCCAAAGGCACAGTGGCCTCAGTCTGATGACGAAGGGCCCCTGAACCTCA CTTTAGATAGTGACgggggcagagagctggactccCAGCTGCGAGGTGCCTGGTTTGAGACCCACAAGGGCCTTTCCAGCCACGCTGGCACCCACCTGCACCACCTGGGCGTCGGCGACCCGGACGCCAAGGGATCCCCCATACACGTGCTCCACGGGCTCTTCCAGAGGGACGGAGTCCAGCTTCGCCTCCCACTTGGGCGCGGCGGCCGGGCCCGGCCGGGGCGGCCTCACCCCATCTCTGCGGCCGGCTCCTTGCTTCCCTCCCCGCCGGCGGCCAAGAAGGGCAGGCCGAAGGCCTCGG CCTCTGGCCCTGAGCCAACTCGAGACATCCGCTGTGAATTCTGCGGCGAGTTCTTCGAGAACCGCAAGGGGCTGTCGAGCCACGCGCGTTCCCACCTGCGGCAAATGGGCGTGACCGAGTGGTACGTCAACGGCTCGCCCATCGACACGCTGCGGGAGATCCTGAAGCGACGGACCCAATCTCGGCCTGGTGGGCCCCCTAACCCACCAGGGCCCAGTCCGAAAGCCTTGGCTAAGGTGGTGGGCAGCGGAGGTCCTGGCAGCTCGCTGGAAGCCCGCAGCCCCTCGGACCTTCACATCTCGCCCCTGGCCAAGAAGTTGCCGCTGCCACCAGGCAGCCCCCTGGGCCATACACCgactgcctctcctcctcccacgGCCCGAAAGATGTTCCCAGGCCTGGCCGCACCCCCCCTGCCCAAGAAGCTGAAGCCCGAACACATGCGTGTGGAGATCAAGCGGGAGATGCTGCCAGGGACCCTTCATGGGGAGCCGCATCCCTCCGAGGGTCCCTGGGGGGCACCACGGGAAGACCTGGCACCCCTCAACCTGT CTTCCCGGGCAGAGCCAACTCGAGACATCCGCTGTGAATTCTGCGGCGAGTTCTTCGAGAACCGCAAGGGGCTGTCGAGCCACGCGCGCTCCCACCTGCGGCAGATGGGCGTGACCGAGTGGTCTGTCAACGGCTCGCCCATCGACACGCTgcgggagatcctgaagaagaaaTCCAAGCCGTGCCTCATCAAGAAGGAGCCCCCAGCCGGAGACCTCGCCCCGACCCTGGCCGAGGACGGGCCCCCCACGGCAGCCCCTGGCAGCATACAGTCCCCGCTGCCGCTGTCGCCCCTGGCTGGCCGGCCAGGCAAACCGGGAGCCGGGCCCGCCCAGATTCCCCGGGAGCTCAGCCTGACGCCCATCACTGGGGCCAAGCCCTCAGCCGCCAGCTACCTGGGCTCTGTGGCAGTCAAACGGCCCCTACAGGAGGACCGTCTCCTCCCAGCAGAGGTCAAGTCCAAGACCTACATCCAGACTGAACTGCCCTTCAAGGCAAAGACCCTCCATGAGAAGAGCTCCCACTCCT CCACCGAGGCCTGCTGCGAGCTGTGCGGCCTTTACTTTGAAAACCGCAAAGCCCTGGCCAGCCACGCACGGGCGCACCTGCGGCAGTTTGGAGTGACGGAGTGGTGTGTGAACGGCTCACCCATCGAGACACTGAGAGAGTGGATCAAGCATCGGCCACAGAAGGTGGGCGCCTACCGCAGCTACATCCAGGGCGGCCGGCCCTTCGCCAAGAAGTTCCGCAGCGCCGGCCACGGCCGCGACAGTGACCAGCGGCCTCCCCTGGGGCTGGCCCCCGGGGGCCTGGCCGTGGTCAGCCGCAGTGCTGGTGGGGAACCAGGGCCCGAGGCTGGCCGGGCAGCCGACAGCGGTGAGCGACCTCTGGCAGCCGGCCTACCAGGCACTGTGAAGGCCGAGGAGCGCCAACGACAGAACATTAGCA AATTTGAGCGCCGACAAGCCCGGCCTTCAGACGCCTTGGCCAACAGAGGGGGCGAGGAGGCCAGTGACCGGCCCCAGAAGTTAGAGGAAGCGCGGCAGCCCCCGCCCCGGGTGCGCCCTGTACCCTCCCTGGTGCCCCGGCCTCCCCAGACATCGCTTGTCAAGTTTGTTGGCAACATCTACACCCTCAAGTGCAG GTTCTGTGAAGTGGAATTCCAGGGCCCCCTCTCCATCCAGGAAGAGTGGGTGCGGCACTTACAGCGGCACATCGTGGAGATGAATTTCTCCAAAGCGGACCCCCCGTCTGAGGAGCCCCAGGCTCCCCAGGCACAGACAGCAGCGGCACAGGCACCCTAA
- the WIZ gene encoding protein Wiz isoform X4, which translates to MEGPLTSSLATPDRPRGPERLPGPAPREDIEGGAEAAEGDGGIFRSARYLPVTKEGPRDMLDGRSGISVANFDPGTFSLMRCDFCGAGFDTRAGLSSHARAHLRDFGITNWELTVSPINILQELLATSAPELPPSPLGLEPGGPPGGFLTSRRPRFPLTVPFPPTWAEDPGPAYGDGLGSENAMVAMDLGSPPLPKKSLPVTGALEQVASRLSSKVAAEAPHGSKQELPDLKAQSLTTCEVCGACFETRKGLSSHARSHLRQLGVAESENSGAPIDLLYELVKQKGLPDAPLGLPPSLTNKCSSPKEVVSGGPRPGLLPLAKPLDAPAVNKAIKSPPGFSAKGLAHPPSSPLLKKAPLALAGSPPPKNPEDKSPQLSLSPRPASPKAQWPQSDDEGPLNLTSGPEPTRDIRCEFCGEFFENRKGLSSHARSHLRQMGVTEWYVNGSPIDTLREILKRRTQSRPGGPPNPPGPSPKALAKVVGSGGPGSSLEARSPSDLHISPLAKKLPLPPGSPLGHTPTASPPPTARKMFPGLAAPPLPKKLKPEHMRVEIKREMLPGTLHGEPHPSEGPWGAPREDLAPLNLSSRAEPTRDIRCEFCGEFFENRKGLSSHARSHLRQMGVTEWSVNGSPIDTLREILKKKSKPCLIKKEPPAGDLAPTLAEDGPPTAAPGSIQSPLPLSPLAGRPGKPGAGPAQIPRELSLTPITGAKPSAASYLGSVAVKRPLQEDRLLPAEVKSKTYIQTELPFKAKTLHEKSSHSSTEACCELCGLYFENRKALASHARAHLRQFGVTEWCVNGSPIETLREWIKHRPQKVGAYRSYIQGGRPFAKKFRSAGHGRDSDQRPPLGLAPGGLAVVSRSAGGEPGPEAGRAADSGERPLAAGLPGTVKAEERQRQNISKFERRQARPSDALANRGGEEASDRPQKLEEARQPPPRVRPVPSLVPRPPQTSLVKFVGNIYTLKCRFCEVEFQGPLSIQEEWVRHLQRHIVEMNFSKADPPSEEPQAPQAQTAAAQAP; encoded by the exons ATGGAGGGACCCCTGACAAGTAGCCTGGCCACCCCAGATCGCCCCCGAGGCCCAGAGAGACTGCCGGGCCCAGCGCCACGGGAGGACATCGAGGGTGGGGCCGAGGCTGCCGAGGGGGATGGTGGCATCTTCCGGTCCGCCCGTTATCTGCCCGTCACCAAGGAGGGTCCTCGAGACATGCTGGATGGCAGAAGTGGCATTTCTG TGGCGAACTTTGACCCGGGCACCTTCAGCCTGATGCGCTGTGATTTCTGTGGGGCCGGTTTCGACACACGCGCGGGCCTCTCGAGCCACGCCCGGGCGCACCTGCGCGACTTTGGCATCACCAACTGGGAGCTCACCGTTTCACCCATCAACATCCTGCAGGAACTGCTGGCCACCTCCGCCCCCGAGCTGCCCCCGAGCCCCCTGGGCCTGGAGCCCGGGGGACCCCCTGGCGGCTTCCTAACCTCCCGCCGGCCCCGCTTCCCTCTCACAGTGCCCTTCCCGCCCACCTGGGCCGAAGACCCTGGACCAGCCTACGGAGATG GCCTGGGTTCTGAGAACGCCATGGTGGCCATGGACTTGGGGTCACCCCCACTCCCTAAGAAGAGCCTGCCTGTCACTGGGGCCCTGGAGCAGGTGGCCAGTCGGCTGAGCAGCAAAGTGGCTGCAGAGGCTCCTCACGGCAGCAAGCAGGAGCTGCCAGACCTCAAGG CTCAGAGCCTGACCACTTGTGAGGTGTGCGGCGCCTGCTTCGAGACCCGCAAGGGCCTGTCCAGCCACGCGCGCTCCCACCTGCGGCAGCTGGGGGTGGCGGAGTCCGAGAACAGCGGTGCTCCCATCGACCTCCTCTACGAGCTGGTGAAGCAGAAGGGTCTGCCTGACGCCCCCCTCGGGCTGCCCCCGAGCCTGACTAACAAGTGCAGCTCACCCAAGGAGGTGGTCAGCGGGGGGCCCCGGCCCGGCCTGCTCCCCCTGGCCAAGCCTCTGGATGCCCCTGCTGTCAACAAAGCCATCAAGTCGCCTCCTGGCTTCTCAGCCAAGGGCCTGGCTCATCCACCCAGCTCGCCGCTCCTCAAGAAGGCGCCGCTAGCCCTGGcgggctcccctccccccaagaaTCCTGAGGACAAGAGCCCCCAGCTGTCCCTGAGCCCCCGGCCGGCCTCCCCAAAGGCACAGTGGCCTCAGTCTGATGACGAAGGGCCCCTGAACCTCA CCTCTGGCCCTGAGCCAACTCGAGACATCCGCTGTGAATTCTGCGGCGAGTTCTTCGAGAACCGCAAGGGGCTGTCGAGCCACGCGCGTTCCCACCTGCGGCAAATGGGCGTGACCGAGTGGTACGTCAACGGCTCGCCCATCGACACGCTGCGGGAGATCCTGAAGCGACGGACCCAATCTCGGCCTGGTGGGCCCCCTAACCCACCAGGGCCCAGTCCGAAAGCCTTGGCTAAGGTGGTGGGCAGCGGAGGTCCTGGCAGCTCGCTGGAAGCCCGCAGCCCCTCGGACCTTCACATCTCGCCCCTGGCCAAGAAGTTGCCGCTGCCACCAGGCAGCCCCCTGGGCCATACACCgactgcctctcctcctcccacgGCCCGAAAGATGTTCCCAGGCCTGGCCGCACCCCCCCTGCCCAAGAAGCTGAAGCCCGAACACATGCGTGTGGAGATCAAGCGGGAGATGCTGCCAGGGACCCTTCATGGGGAGCCGCATCCCTCCGAGGGTCCCTGGGGGGCACCACGGGAAGACCTGGCACCCCTCAACCTGT CTTCCCGGGCAGAGCCAACTCGAGACATCCGCTGTGAATTCTGCGGCGAGTTCTTCGAGAACCGCAAGGGGCTGTCGAGCCACGCGCGCTCCCACCTGCGGCAGATGGGCGTGACCGAGTGGTCTGTCAACGGCTCGCCCATCGACACGCTgcgggagatcctgaagaagaaaTCCAAGCCGTGCCTCATCAAGAAGGAGCCCCCAGCCGGAGACCTCGCCCCGACCCTGGCCGAGGACGGGCCCCCCACGGCAGCCCCTGGCAGCATACAGTCCCCGCTGCCGCTGTCGCCCCTGGCTGGCCGGCCAGGCAAACCGGGAGCCGGGCCCGCCCAGATTCCCCGGGAGCTCAGCCTGACGCCCATCACTGGGGCCAAGCCCTCAGCCGCCAGCTACCTGGGCTCTGTGGCAGTCAAACGGCCCCTACAGGAGGACCGTCTCCTCCCAGCAGAGGTCAAGTCCAAGACCTACATCCAGACTGAACTGCCCTTCAAGGCAAAGACCCTCCATGAGAAGAGCTCCCACTCCT CCACCGAGGCCTGCTGCGAGCTGTGCGGCCTTTACTTTGAAAACCGCAAAGCCCTGGCCAGCCACGCACGGGCGCACCTGCGGCAGTTTGGAGTGACGGAGTGGTGTGTGAACGGCTCACCCATCGAGACACTGAGAGAGTGGATCAAGCATCGGCCACAGAAGGTGGGCGCCTACCGCAGCTACATCCAGGGCGGCCGGCCCTTCGCCAAGAAGTTCCGCAGCGCCGGCCACGGCCGCGACAGTGACCAGCGGCCTCCCCTGGGGCTGGCCCCCGGGGGCCTGGCCGTGGTCAGCCGCAGTGCTGGTGGGGAACCAGGGCCCGAGGCTGGCCGGGCAGCCGACAGCGGTGAGCGACCTCTGGCAGCCGGCCTACCAGGCACTGTGAAGGCCGAGGAGCGCCAACGACAGAACATTAGCA AATTTGAGCGCCGACAAGCCCGGCCTTCAGACGCCTTGGCCAACAGAGGGGGCGAGGAGGCCAGTGACCGGCCCCAGAAGTTAGAGGAAGCGCGGCAGCCCCCGCCCCGGGTGCGCCCTGTACCCTCCCTGGTGCCCCGGCCTCCCCAGACATCGCTTGTCAAGTTTGTTGGCAACATCTACACCCTCAAGTGCAG GTTCTGTGAAGTGGAATTCCAGGGCCCCCTCTCCATCCAGGAAGAGTGGGTGCGGCACTTACAGCGGCACATCGTGGAGATGAATTTCTCCAAAGCGGACCCCCCGTCTGAGGAGCCCCAGGCTCCCCAGGCACAGACAGCAGCGGCACAGGCACCCTAA
- the WIZ gene encoding protein Wiz isoform X1: MEGPLTSSLATPDRPRGPERLPGPAPREDIEGGAEAAEGDGGIFRSARYLPVTKEGPRDMLDGRSGISVANFDPGTFSLMRCDFCGAGFDTRAGLSSHARAHLRDFGITNWELTVSPINILQELLATSAPELPPSPLGLEPGGPPGGFLTSRRPRFPLTVPFPPTWAEDPGPAYGDGLGSENAMVAMDLGSPPLPKKSLPVTGALEQVASRLSSKVAAEAPHGSKQELPDLKAQSLTTCEVCGACFETRKGLSSHARSHLRQLGVAESENSGAPIDLLYELVKQKGLPDAPLGLPPSLTNKCSSPKEVVSGGPRPGLLPLAKPLDAPAVNKAIKSPPGFSAKGLAHPPSSPLLKKAPLALAGSPPPKNPEDKSPQLSLSPRPASPKAQWPQSDDEGPLNLTLDSDGGRELDSQLRGAWFETHKGLSSHAGTHLHHLGVGDPDAKGSPIHVLHGLFQRDGVQLRLPLGRGGRARPGRPHPISAAGSLLPSPPAAKKGRPKASASGPEPTRDIRCEFCGEFFENRKGLSSHARSHLRQMGVTEWYVNGSPIDTLREILKRRTQSRPGGPPNPPGPSPKALAKVVGSGGPGSSLEARSPSDLHISPLAKKLPLPPGSPLGHTPTASPPPTARKMFPGLAAPPLPKKLKPEHMRVEIKREMLPGTLHGEPHPSEGPWGAPREDLAPLNLSSRAEPTRDIRCEFCGEFFENRKGLSSHARSHLRQMGVTEWSVNGSPIDTLREILKKKSKPCLIKKEPPAGDLAPTLAEDGPPTAAPGSIQSPLPLSPLAGRPGKPGAGPAQIPRELSLTPITGAKPSAASYLGSVAVKRPLQEDRLLPAEVKSKTYIQTELPFKAKTLHEKSSHSSTEACCELCGLYFENRKALASHARAHLRQFGVTEWCVNGSPIETLREWIKHRPQKVGAYRSYIQGGRPFAKKFRSAGHGRDSDQRPPLGLAPGGLAVVSRSAGGEPGPEAGRAADSGERPLAAGLPGTVKAEERQRQNISKFERRQARPSDALANRGGEEASDRPQKLEEARQPPPRVRPVPSLVPRPPQTSLVKFVGNIYTLKCRFCEVEFQGPLSIQEEWVRHLQRHIVEMNFSKADPPSEEPQAPQAQTAAAQAP; the protein is encoded by the exons ATGGAGGGACCCCTGACAAGTAGCCTGGCCACCCCAGATCGCCCCCGAGGCCCAGAGAGACTGCCGGGCCCAGCGCCACGGGAGGACATCGAGGGTGGGGCCGAGGCTGCCGAGGGGGATGGTGGCATCTTCCGGTCCGCCCGTTATCTGCCCGTCACCAAGGAGGGTCCTCGAGACATGCTGGATGGCAGAAGTGGCATTTCTG TGGCGAACTTTGACCCGGGCACCTTCAGCCTGATGCGCTGTGATTTCTGTGGGGCCGGTTTCGACACACGCGCGGGCCTCTCGAGCCACGCCCGGGCGCACCTGCGCGACTTTGGCATCACCAACTGGGAGCTCACCGTTTCACCCATCAACATCCTGCAGGAACTGCTGGCCACCTCCGCCCCCGAGCTGCCCCCGAGCCCCCTGGGCCTGGAGCCCGGGGGACCCCCTGGCGGCTTCCTAACCTCCCGCCGGCCCCGCTTCCCTCTCACAGTGCCCTTCCCGCCCACCTGGGCCGAAGACCCTGGACCAGCCTACGGAGATG GCCTGGGTTCTGAGAACGCCATGGTGGCCATGGACTTGGGGTCACCCCCACTCCCTAAGAAGAGCCTGCCTGTCACTGGGGCCCTGGAGCAGGTGGCCAGTCGGCTGAGCAGCAAAGTGGCTGCAGAGGCTCCTCACGGCAGCAAGCAGGAGCTGCCAGACCTCAAGG CTCAGAGCCTGACCACTTGTGAGGTGTGCGGCGCCTGCTTCGAGACCCGCAAGGGCCTGTCCAGCCACGCGCGCTCCCACCTGCGGCAGCTGGGGGTGGCGGAGTCCGAGAACAGCGGTGCTCCCATCGACCTCCTCTACGAGCTGGTGAAGCAGAAGGGTCTGCCTGACGCCCCCCTCGGGCTGCCCCCGAGCCTGACTAACAAGTGCAGCTCACCCAAGGAGGTGGTCAGCGGGGGGCCCCGGCCCGGCCTGCTCCCCCTGGCCAAGCCTCTGGATGCCCCTGCTGTCAACAAAGCCATCAAGTCGCCTCCTGGCTTCTCAGCCAAGGGCCTGGCTCATCCACCCAGCTCGCCGCTCCTCAAGAAGGCGCCGCTAGCCCTGGcgggctcccctccccccaagaaTCCTGAGGACAAGAGCCCCCAGCTGTCCCTGAGCCCCCGGCCGGCCTCCCCAAAGGCACAGTGGCCTCAGTCTGATGACGAAGGGCCCCTGAACCTCA CTTTAGATAGTGACgggggcagagagctggactccCAGCTGCGAGGTGCCTGGTTTGAGACCCACAAGGGCCTTTCCAGCCACGCTGGCACCCACCTGCACCACCTGGGCGTCGGCGACCCGGACGCCAAGGGATCCCCCATACACGTGCTCCACGGGCTCTTCCAGAGGGACGGAGTCCAGCTTCGCCTCCCACTTGGGCGCGGCGGCCGGGCCCGGCCGGGGCGGCCTCACCCCATCTCTGCGGCCGGCTCCTTGCTTCCCTCCCCGCCGGCGGCCAAGAAGGGCAGGCCGAAGGCCTCGG CCTCTGGCCCTGAGCCAACTCGAGACATCCGCTGTGAATTCTGCGGCGAGTTCTTCGAGAACCGCAAGGGGCTGTCGAGCCACGCGCGTTCCCACCTGCGGCAAATGGGCGTGACCGAGTGGTACGTCAACGGCTCGCCCATCGACACGCTGCGGGAGATCCTGAAGCGACGGACCCAATCTCGGCCTGGTGGGCCCCCTAACCCACCAGGGCCCAGTCCGAAAGCCTTGGCTAAGGTGGTGGGCAGCGGAGGTCCTGGCAGCTCGCTGGAAGCCCGCAGCCCCTCGGACCTTCACATCTCGCCCCTGGCCAAGAAGTTGCCGCTGCCACCAGGCAGCCCCCTGGGCCATACACCgactgcctctcctcctcccacgGCCCGAAAGATGTTCCCAGGCCTGGCCGCACCCCCCCTGCCCAAGAAGCTGAAGCCCGAACACATGCGTGTGGAGATCAAGCGGGAGATGCTGCCAGGGACCCTTCATGGGGAGCCGCATCCCTCCGAGGGTCCCTGGGGGGCACCACGGGAAGACCTGGCACCCCTCAACCTGT CTTCCCGGGCAGAGCCAACTCGAGACATCCGCTGTGAATTCTGCGGCGAGTTCTTCGAGAACCGCAAGGGGCTGTCGAGCCACGCGCGCTCCCACCTGCGGCAGATGGGCGTGACCGAGTGGTCTGTCAACGGCTCGCCCATCGACACGCTgcgggagatcctgaagaagaaaTCCAAGCCGTGCCTCATCAAGAAGGAGCCCCCAGCCGGAGACCTCGCCCCGACCCTGGCCGAGGACGGGCCCCCCACGGCAGCCCCTGGCAGCATACAGTCCCCGCTGCCGCTGTCGCCCCTGGCTGGCCGGCCAGGCAAACCGGGAGCCGGGCCCGCCCAGATTCCCCGGGAGCTCAGCCTGACGCCCATCACTGGGGCCAAGCCCTCAGCCGCCAGCTACCTGGGCTCTGTGGCAGTCAAACGGCCCCTACAGGAGGACCGTCTCCTCCCAGCAGAGGTCAAGTCCAAGACCTACATCCAGACTGAACTGCCCTTCAAGGCAAAGACCCTCCATGAGAAGAGCTCCCACTCCT CCACCGAGGCCTGCTGCGAGCTGTGCGGCCTTTACTTTGAAAACCGCAAAGCCCTGGCCAGCCACGCACGGGCGCACCTGCGGCAGTTTGGAGTGACGGAGTGGTGTGTGAACGGCTCACCCATCGAGACACTGAGAGAGTGGATCAAGCATCGGCCACAGAAGGTGGGCGCCTACCGCAGCTACATCCAGGGCGGCCGGCCCTTCGCCAAGAAGTTCCGCAGCGCCGGCCACGGCCGCGACAGTGACCAGCGGCCTCCCCTGGGGCTGGCCCCCGGGGGCCTGGCCGTGGTCAGCCGCAGTGCTGGTGGGGAACCAGGGCCCGAGGCTGGCCGGGCAGCCGACAGCGGTGAGCGACCTCTGGCAGCCGGCCTACCAGGCACTGTGAAGGCCGAGGAGCGCCAACGACAGAACATTAGCA AATTTGAGCGCCGACAAGCCCGGCCTTCAGACGCCTTGGCCAACAGAGGGGGCGAGGAGGCCAGTGACCGGCCCCAGAAGTTAGAGGAAGCGCGGCAGCCCCCGCCCCGGGTGCGCCCTGTACCCTCCCTGGTGCCCCGGCCTCCCCAGACATCGCTTGTCAAGTTTGTTGGCAACATCTACACCCTCAAGTGCAG GTTCTGTGAAGTGGAATTCCAGGGCCCCCTCTCCATCCAGGAAGAGTGGGTGCGGCACTTACAGCGGCACATCGTGGAGATGAATTTCTCCAAAGCGGACCCCCCGTCTGAGGAGCCCCAGGCTCCCCAGGCACAGACAGCAGCGGCACAGGCACCCTAA